The Hippoglossus hippoglossus isolate fHipHip1 chromosome 10, fHipHip1.pri, whole genome shotgun sequence DNA segment AAAAGgcagaaatctgtgtgtgagagttttcTCACCTTGTCCCTGATGGTCTGCCGAACCTTTTCCCTCTCGGCCTCCATGCGGGCGTGCTTGGCCTTCCTCTCGTCCTCCTGCTGCCTCAGCGCCTCCTGacgctcctcctccttcttggATGCGTCCgggtccttctcctcctccccacccAGCATCTTGCCCATGTCTTTGGTGGCCCCTGCACAGAAGAAACATGCACAGTTAGATTCCACTCTGCGAATATTGGTCTACAGCCAAGTCAGGTCTAAATATGTTGATGTAGTTTTGTGGCTTCAGTTGATTCTTTCATGTAAACTGAAAATATCTCCCTTCGCTCTCTTTTAAACCGGTGGCTGCAGGTGTTGTGCTCATGGGCACTCAAGCACTTGTAGTTCCTTGGAGAGGAAGAACATATTTGGTCACATTAAGGTCTTGTGAATGCAAACATGTGAAGGCACAAATCAAGGGTTGAAGTTATTCCTCCTGTCAGGAACTAGCTGAATTCAAactacacaaatgaaaacacacaacaatggaCACTGTCTTGTTCCACTATGAAAACACAACGTCAGCAGTTTTGGGGATTATACGGCAACAGGGTTTTTCCTGAGGATCCTCGAGGCGTCTTGGAACGAGCCAATTGGAAAAGCTTCAAAGAAccagggagacagaggaagacacaTTGTCCTGTCCGGTGTCAACCATCTGTCAGCTGCACCTGAACCTCAGCGCGGAGCCACGAGGCCTCGTCACTTTATGGCACAAGAGCGTTCAGGAAGTGATCTGAGCCTTTAGAGAATCTGATCACTGCAAATGGAGGATACACTGAAACAGGATATACAGTTATTTCAACTTttagttaaaataataaatcacttTAACTGATTAAACTTCTCAAatgtgcttctctgtgtttgtaccttaattaattgaatattaacagtttgaaaatgttgGTTGGACGAACAAGCAGTTTGACCAAATCAGATTTGAGTCTGGGAAATTATTTCAGGTTCTTCCCACAATGTTCTGACActtcctgattggctgcaggtTCCCGGGTCTCGCCCCTCCACACTGGTTCCCTCACTCTCCCCTCTGCTCTTGAACCAGCTTCACCTCTTCCTGTGAGACAGAGGCCATTTTGCAGATGTGAAAGCGACTCCCTCTGGCCTATCGATGTGGCTGTTGTTACCTCCCCGTGGTCGATAGTAAATACAGGACCACCTGAGAGAGTATGAATTATGGATCTTCCAGCAGAGAGAAAACTTCATCTGGGTATTGATCTGCCCCTCAGAGCCTGGTGAGCACAGAGCCTGGCCGGCGGCGGCCTGGTTCTCCGTCCAGTGCCTTTCCAGAAGCGTTGCTCCACATGTGAGGAGAGTGATGAGGAAAGGACATAAAGAAGAGAGACTCCAGAGGATTGTTTTCCTtgaaacattaaatattgaGGTTTGAATCTATAACTGATACATAAACAGTGCCATCagttattttattcaaattgcaTAACTCTAAATTTATAGGTATTTTTGCAGAAATCAAAgttgtattttctgttattaACTCGAGGGTTGTTGGTGCAAAACCATGTTTCAGGTATATTTGCATGTACGTGCACTATTGTTCTATATGTTGTGTGATAAGTTAAAGGTTTTTCTTTGGCTCAGTAAACTATACCTTACCTTAACTTACCTTAACTTACCTGTAAATCCCTCTACTCCCTTAGCACATACATTGTAAAGTGTGAAATCTATTTCACGAATTCAAGAAGTCTGCTGTGTGGCTTTTGTTCTGAAAGTTAACGACTGAAACAGAAACTTGGGAGCCAGAGAGGTTATTAAACATTAATGGTTCAATCATTGCTATTGATTTCCTCCCTATCAACCCTGGGAGATATACTGTGGTCGTCCAGGTTTATGTGGCTGTAAAACCTGAATTATATCCCACAATGAAGCCCAGCGGAGGCAAAGAGAGGATTTCTGAGTGAATTGCTCTGAAGAATTGTGGCTTTAAGGACTGGACGGGTTCCTTCTTGGGTTGGTGAGCCcggtgggggggggctgtcgCTCTgcagcacactcacacattgGAGCTAATTGCCCTGCAGCGTCGTTTCATCCGCAGAAAACCTGGAGATGACAAATTAGCTCACCGTCGGGGGCGGAGGggctgaaatgtgaaatgtgaaatgttttccccgcacacacgggggggggggggggggggggggggggggggggggttaaggtCACACTGTCCATTCAGGGGGCTTCCTTGTtttgacacagacagacacacaacatattGTCCCTGAATTATGCatagatgtgtgttttcatgcacaTAAAGGGCAAGTGTGCTCAGGTggtggtgacacacacacacacacgcacacacacacgcacacacacacacacacacacacacacacacacacacacacacacatatctcatTTTTCAAGGCTGTAACTTCCAGATCTAATCAAAGTTTTTGGCTTTGCCCTGTTCATCACCAGACGTCAGGCTTCACGATCTGAGTGAGGCCGGTCCGTCACTGTCCCAGACGACAGGAACAATTCTGCAGAAACTTTTAACCTCATTCAACTTTTGCAGCAGATGACACGAAGGCTTCAGAtttctgctctttgtgtttgcagagtttAAAGCGACACCAGCGTCTCTGTGATGTAAAACACAGGCCGGAGAGACGTCTGCTTTCACCAGACACCAGACGACATCGTAAGTGTTCTCACTTGTTGGGAAACCACAGATCACACCGGAGGTCTCTGCTGCCCCAACACTGCCCCCAGCGTTCCTGTGAGTTTACTTCTGAGGACGTGCACGACTGAAGCATCAAACGTACACAAGATACACCGGCAGCCGAGATGCTCACAAGTAGTACGATAAATGAAACGGGAGAATCATCCACTCTCATTTACTCTTTGACCCATCAGCGTCTTTACCCTTCACATgttccattcatccatcccCCTCCTCCGTCTTTTTCTGTCCTActcgtcctcctccctcctcctctgtttttgtttccctttcaCTTGAGGTGATATTTGATtaatcttcctcttctcttccccttcctcctccacttgtttactctcctcctttcttctcgtCTCTTTTCTTCAGAATTTCTCTCCAGCTTTCAATCCTTTCACCACAGAACCACCCACTTTAACACACTAACATCGTCCACAATCCTCGTCTTTCCTTCGCCGTCTCattcctccacccccccccccccctgtccatTAGAGGCCAGCTGACAGATTTGCTCGGCAGACAAAGGTGAGCAATTCCAGGCTAAGTGCTCAAGCGGCCGCAGTCCTCGTGTTGTGCGTGCAGTCGCTCATTACTTCATTCAGTCGGTCCGTGGGCTGCGTCTTTGTGCCAAAGAGGTTTTAATACACAAAGGCTCCGGGTCTGAAGAGGCGGAGATATGGTGGCATTATGGGTAAAGAGTCGCACAACAGacgcacaaacagacacacactcggcAGCGGAGAGAGTTACCGTGGATACGATTTGATTGATGGTGTAGAAGCTGAGtgaagtgaatgaaaacagtgagaCAGTCAGAGTGAAACCTGTGATTACGTGGAACTGAGCAGTTTTAAGCTGAATGGAATTTTATAAGATAAATTACAGGGAGGTGTGGCCaagataaagaaatgaaatggacataaatgtatgtgaatgtgtatgtgttaaAAACTCATGATGACTATGATGATTGAGAAAATCtttctttggttttctttgataattataataatattttaagtatataGCAGATTTACGACACAGTTACAACGATAAATCAAAATTTATAATTAAAACTATGGAGATATTGGGGCAGAAATATGAGAAAAAgtgcaacaaaatgaaaaacaactttagaataaaatgaaaaattccaaaatgaataaaaaaaccaTAAGTTAAGATCCGATAGAAGCataatttgaatattaaaagGCTTTAAGGTACGAGATATCCTCTGTCTTTAGTTTTTCATGGACAGAGGGAGATGAGGTTGAATGTTTGTCGGTGgatcgtgggggggggggggcgatgtTACTGGAGCAAATACTCGGAGGTGAAGAGGTTAAGTAAATCCTCATCCAGAGCCGAGGCCACGGAGCAAAGACGGCGTCTCCTGAACGAGAGGATGTCACGTAATGTTTATCTGACGCAGCAAACTGGGCACCGACGAATCTGAGCCGCTGAACCCTTCACCACTGGAGCAGAGATTtacacagagatggagagaatgtaagaaggagaggaagacaggatgAAGTGATAGGTTTCTATTCAAGATCGagaatgagaaaaaataaatgcatcattttaaaataagaagATAACTACACAAAACTGTTGTTAGTAAACGACAACCTGACAGAAATTGtacatttaatttcatatttgcaGCCAATCTGTTGGATGATTTTGTTATTGTACCCAGAGAAGAAACTTCACAAAACTAAGAGAGAGCTTTAGGGGAaattctaaataataataattgtaaataATTAACTTTTCTGCAGGATTACTTAAAAACTTCAATGGACGTataagggaggagagaagaaaggtgACGGTTGAGCtgaggaaagacaaagaacgTGAAGCTGGTTCAGAGACGAAGAGCAAACCGAAGTCTTCAGAGAgactcctccccccccccctcagatgGACGACACTGCAGCTGGATCATCTGTTAGAGGCTCATCTAACTAATGGACGACCTCCACTGTGAGATGACGCCCTCATAAGACACGTGAGCGCCTGGAACGGGGGAGAAATCAACCACATCGATCAGAATTCGGACGGTTTCGTGGTTACATCACTGCTGAAGTGCTCTTGAGCTGTGGTGTGGTGTGAAGCTGTGTCTGTGTCGTTGTCTCTGGTCAACTAATCAACCTGCCTGTGGCTTCCTGTTATTGCAGCGTCCTCGCCTGCTCATCCTCACCTCGCCTGCACAGGAAATGAAACGGCGAGCTCCGCCCGCCTGGTCTGGAGCAGTTCACGCAGATGTTCCCGAGATTATCTcaatattatcttttatttgattttctttatgaGAAAAGGCGAAGTTCACACGTTTGATTTCCCCGTAATTTCAGAAAAGGAAGGAAGTGCATTTtgggaaacaaaataaatgatttgatgTCGTCGACAAGAAAAAGGATCCAGAGTCTCAGAAGTTACATCTTATGTGTAAATGACGAATTCTAACGTGGCGCTGCTGCAAAGGATCAGAAATAACCTTCTTCTTTGGTCATGTACAATTTCAGATgtacttaaaatgtaaaagcatGAAAAGTTAGGAATTCAAAGTCTAAGGAAAGTTTCTAAAACAAACGagtgttcagctgctgcagagagtttCAGCTCCGCGGCTCCAGCACTGATTCATCCAACGCAACATGGAAACACTGATGAATCCGATTTCTAATTAAACAAACCAGTAAATGCAATCTGTGGCCTGTGGCTGTAATCTATAGCTCAGTCTGCAGCGACGGAACAGTCAGGGGCTGTTTAACAACTAATGATATtagtgagggtgtgtgtgtgtgtgtgtgtgtctgtgtgtgtgtgtgtcggggtaaattaaagaaaagtttGAGTGAAGTGAAATTGGACACAGAGACTTTGTGTGCACATTTATCGTAAATGGGAGGCGTCAGGTTTAGACTCTGTTTTCCTGGCTCCGGTTCTTTGTCTGAAGACGACTTCGCTCCGCAGAGGCCGACACATTCAAACAAGGACTTGTAGCTAAAGCCACTTTCCATTTTCTCACTTACATACTTGTGATAGTTACAGTTTTCTAGTCGTATCTGTTGACATACAGTGAAAAAACCCTACTctcttatgaaaacacattcaaatcctGGATCCTCCCATTTGTTGGGAAACATCCTTTTGAGCTAAAACACAACATCTACCTGAGTAacactgtattttaaaatcaataaactaaaatgtgaaattattttgTGTGGCTGACAATCAGTTTGGTTTTTCCTCTGATATCTTTTCTATGCATGAGGACGTCTGTCGTTAGATTGATGCCGGGACACGCCCACCTTAACACAACACTCCCGTCAACGTCAGGACACCTCATCTCAAAATGGCCTCAATGACCGGCGAGACGAAAACCACAAATGAAacctcatctgtgtgtgtgtgtgtgtgtgtgtgtctgtgtgtgtgtccttcccctcggtgtgtgtgtttgtcggtgTGTGCGGCTGCTTGTATACATATATTCAGGGATGGCCAGCTGTGTCCCAGTGAAATAAATGCCAGTCTGTTCCAGGAGAAAAGGTCACAGCACTAGACCGAACCTCCACGGGAGGTAAATTACAACACTTCAACCTGGAATAGATGGatgcaggtgggggggggggggggggggggtagtatAAAGTAATTGGAGGCTGTGTGATGAAGGGATACGAGGAAAGAGGGATAGAGAGAAGCAGAAATCCTCCCAGACGTGAGGATGAAGAAAGGAGGGATGGAAAATAAAGTCGGAGCGGAATGGACGAAGATGGTGGAGAAAAAATTGCAAGAAGCATTTGGGAGAGAAAtttgaaaagagagagggatgaacaatgaaaaatggacgtagactgtaatgaccagcagggggcgactccactggttgtttctataGAAGATAGAAAGATACTTCTCTCGGTTTAATGAGTTTacgtctcaatctctagtttccaCCTCTGATATTAACTCTCTAAAATAAACTCTGTGTTAATGTGCTCGTATCGTCACGGTAACACAAGCGGGCGAccacacagggagagaaacgagggggagagagagagagagagagagggagcgagagagagagagagagagagagagagagagagagagagagagagagagagagggagcgagagagagagagagagagagagagagagagagagggaggagagagagagagagagagagagggagcgagagagatggagagagagagagagagagagagaggatagaggggagcgagagagagagagagagagagggagagagagagagagagagggagagagggagagagagagagagagagggaggagagagagagagagagggagagagggagagagagagagagagagggaggagagggagagagagagagagagagagaggggagagagagagagagagagagagagaggagagaggagagagggagagagagagagagggagagagagagagagagagagagagagagagcagagagagagagagagagagagagagagagaatcttaTTCCTGCTGCAGCCACTGAGCTGATGAAAGTAGACGAGAGGCTTGATTTAGGAGGcattgacctctgacctcaacTCTTATAAATCATATCTGATGGTGTCACATGTCGGCTTCTCCAATAAtagatatacattttaaaaacaaaacaatagtcggaagcagcttcagtcttcacctccgaggatttgaaccacgaggacgttcaccTGATGATTTCCCCGAAGCGACCGAATGAACCGAATGAACCAAATGACCAAATGAACCAAATGAAACCAACGAACCAATGACTAATGAACTGGTTCATGTCGTTTCCCCGACCCACCAGAGGTTCCAACACCCTGGAGCACAACAGAAAAAGACTCTTCTCTGTTCTCACACATCATAGTTACCATGCTGCAttgaagtgcccttgagcaaggcccCTTAACCTGAATTACTCCAGTGAAGCTGCTCAGTGGAGACACTCCATTGTTTCTCTGACTCCCAGAGCTCCTTCATCTCCCACTCCGCTGTTTTCCCACGTGacgtgaagaagaggagccgggTTTCGTACTCACCACCTAAAGCTTGCTTCATCACAAAATCCATGGTTGCAGCTGATTGGTTCAGTTGTGGTTCTCAGAGCCGGAAGAGAGCTGAGCATGTAGCCACCAGGCCGGAggatcttcctcttcctcttcctctgtcctgaTGCTGCGCGTCTTCTGCacctgagagagaagagaagttgAAACAATTTAATATGCATTTATGAAACTAATAATCGTGTTCATATAATTGGTTCATTGCTCCTGCTTTGAGGAAGTGTTTCATCTCCTGCACGTCACTAACTGCATCGACAGATCTGCAGTGGAACCTGCGGTATCGGACGGTGTTAAAACAACAGATAATGGGATCTTCTTAACACGCTTTACCCCCCGTGACAGGAATCCTGTTCAGGACAAGCACTCGAATCGATTCCGAGGCCGAGTCGCTCATCTGCCTGCAACTCAAGAGCAGCGGATCAATCACCTTCTGTTGCCAACAGCCCGTAAATAATTCATGGCAGAATGAAATGATACgactgttttgtgtttctctaaCATACACGACTCACATCCCACACGTGTACTTGTATGTTCAGAGGAATCAGCTCACGTCCGCTCACAGAAACTCGCACTCGCACGGAGGGAGATCCTCTCAAATGCAACAAATCCCAGTCACATCCGTATTCGCTCATCAATATTTCATAAAGTCCGACAGTCACAGTTTCCCACTTCCTCCGgctccctcctccctgtgaAGAGAACCTCTGCACGTCATCGAGCTTCCTGCGTCCACATCCCCGGAGAATACCAGATTTGACATGTATGTGCAGCCCTTTTGAAAAAACCTGTCGGTGTGTGAAGAGTCGCTTTAACACACAGACCGTAAATACAAATAGACGTGATCGgcccctgcctcctccatgttagcagatgagacgtggaccaaactatttaaaaaataaaacgtaACAACCAAACTGTACGTCAATGGTCCCTTTAAAAATTCAAAACGTTGCTCATGTTAGCATGTGACAAAATGTCAGCTTAatttctagatagtgggaggaagtggagacgtgtcgtccatctttatttacagtttgtggttGAGTCCTGTCTCTCATTGGTTGAGACACTCACTGTGTCCCTCTGATAaactcttctcctgctccactGTCAAAGAGGAAATCTTCCACATTTATTGCAGCCGGCGAACCAGCACagcatttttccattttatcGAGGCACGTCCCTCCCGCTCTCCTCCCGCCGAGCGTCCCGGTGTCATTTCGCTACACGCCAATATTTGGCGGCGGTGAATAGAGGCGGGATGAGATGTGGACGGGACGGCAGGTTGAGCTGCACGGCTGATTCTGAGAGGAGCGACAGGGGAGACGAGGCCCGAGCGGCACGACCATCCATTTGTAAATGTGACCGAGCGCGTCAGGGGGGGAAGCACCTCatttccaacacaaacacacacacacacacacacacacacacacaagatctCATTAACAGCGCACAAATGCTACACACTGAATCTTGTGTGGGGGGagtaaactgtgtgtttgtataatttgAGTTGTCTACGGATGCTACTTGAACAACAGacagttaaatattttaaagctACAGAATAAACTAGCAACAGTAATGAAAAGCTTTAACaccattgtttgtttgtatgaaaatgtattaattaattacATAAACctgatttgattcattttgaaagaacgcctctctcctctctcgaTAAAGAAGCGTCTCTTCTTTtctaatttgaaaatatttctcTTTGTAAACATCCCAGCATTCACTgcgagaggtcagaggtcacggtcACGCTCCCCATTCAGCTATTATACGTGTGAGATGACAAACGACagaaagcaaaagagaaaatatgaaaGAAGGGGTTTTCTTTCAAATGCATTTAGAGCCAAGGTTGTATTCcactgctgttgtgtgtttcattgcagtgtgtgtgtgtgtgtgtgtgtgtgtgtgtgtgtgtgtgtgtgtgtgtgtgtgtgtgtgtgtgtgtgtgtgtgtgtgtgtgtgtgtgtgtggggcctGGCAGCAGAACATTTCTCCTTTCGTTACAGAAACAGACTCAAGGACACGTTAATGGAATAAAGGAAAGATTCTGCGTCAGACAAGGACATCTGGAAgagaatgaaacaaacacacacacacacacacacacgcacacacacacacacacactcttgacATTAGAGTCAAAAATCCGTGAATCTGCAGCCTTGACTTTTCAGGATTTGTTCCTCTTCACATTCAGATCATGAGCTGGTGGGTTTGTCAGTGTTACaagttttataaaaatgttccGTACTATGATGAGCATTGAATTTAGTTTTAACAGCTCTCTCAAACTTCACTCCTCCACATCAACCTGTTTTAAACCTTGACGTTATCGTGtgctcctctttcctcctcgtcttcaacctggctcctcttctcctgcttcgacctgcagcagcttgtttCATGTCCCGATCAGTcgtctgtctctcgctctgcGGGACgtctctcatctctccatcctttCTCTCTTACTAATTATCCACCTTCCTGCTTTTATTGCTGCTTTAGCTCTCGTTCCTTTCTCCATGTACAATGCAGCTACACAATACACCCccgactacacacacacacacacacacacacacacacacacacacacacacacacacacacacacacacacactatctaaTGCGTCTGCTTTTTATGGCCTTTTCAACAACATGTAACAATGAACTGTTTTCAGCACGAAGGCTTTTATCAGACATTAACTAtggaaaatgtaatataatgtaatgttttaacATATTAAAGGTTCTTTTCAGGTTCAAATCATCAGATTCAAATTGATCAGAAACTCTGAATTATAGATTATAGATAAACTCACTTGTTTACATGTTCTGAACATCAAACTTTGGTctaatttactttatttgatGGTGAAAATGATTTTAGAATCAATATGTGGCCTAAAAATGTGTCAGTTTTCaaagattttaatttttttatttaaatatcatcTTATAatttgtttgagtttaaatTGTGACTCATCCTGATTCACCGTGAGGAAGCAGAAACATTTCTGTCCACCCCGACGACATCTACTCATCATTAAAACAGAGATGAAGTGAGAGTGATGGATTTCAGAGCAGCTCCGCCGCTCTCCTCTCGCCGCAGCCATCAGCCTGAACCTCGCCGTCAGGATGGAAACCGCCACCGCCTCAGAAAGTGCTTCTTCTGAGACAGACTGGAATAATTCATCACGTCTCATCCATCTCCGTCCGGATCCAGGAGGCTGGTGATGTAAGAGCTCAtcagggggcgggggggcggggggggggggcgtcggCCTGGAAGCTGAGGCCGCTCGCCACCAACTGAACTTCCTCCACTCGGGTGATAACAGTGGAGAAGCTTTAAAACCTTACATAACCCCCCCCCATGCACAAAGGGCCCAGTATACCAACAGCACCCAAgggcaacccccccccctctgctcccaTCCCCCAGCACCCAACCTTCCATCCTCCACcaccctttcttcttcttcttcttcttcttcttttttaattcataatcCCGGCGCTGGCAGCGGTGCGTGATGTGGGATAATGTTATCAGGGCCGGGCAGGACGCCGCGCTGATCCTATCCAGTTAATTGGAAGTTGTTTCAGAGTTTCACGACCGAAAGGGAACGAGAGCGGCTCGGAGAAGAAGAAATCTGTCAGAGTAACATGTTCGTGACGGGCGAAAGGAAACGTGTtcgagggagggaaagaaagaaagagagagagagagaaagaaagaaagagaaagagagaagagagaaagaagagaaagaaaaagaagaaagagagaaagaagaaagaggagaaagagagaaagagagagagagagaaagaaagaaagagagaaagagagaagggagattAAAGCTTTAAATGGGTGTGATGACAGGTCCATTACAGGAGGAGCGAC contains these protein-coding regions:
- the LOC117768822 gene encoding complexin-2, which translates into the protein MDFVMKQALGGATKDMGKMLGGEEEKDPDASKKEEERQEALRQQEDERKAKHARMEAEREKVRQTIRDKYGLKKKEEKEAEEKAAMEQACEGSLTRPKKAIPRGCGDDDEEDEESILDTVLKYLPGPLQDMFKK